The region TCCTCAACCGGAATACCGAATCGATCTCAAACTCATCCGGGAAGTTCTATACCATGAGGATTTGCTGCTTCGCCGGGTTGATGAGTTGCTGAAATCGGGCGAGACGGATGTGGCTTATGAACTGCTTTCCGAAATCTGCGAGATCGCTCCCGGCTGGCGAGGGACTCAGGAAAGACAAATCGATCTTTTGCGAACTGAAGCTCGTCTGGCTTTCAAGGCAGGAAACTCATCGCGTGCCAGAATCCGACTTCTCAAACTTTTGGAACTCAACGCGGCCAATCGTAACGACATCGCAGATCTTGTCACACTCACCCGCAAGGAGATCGAAGCTGGGGTGGCTGCCGGCAATATGCGTCTCGCGCGAGAGATCCTTCAAAGCCTCCCCAGTTCGATTCGCCAGAGCCCGGCTTCGGAATCGCTTACCACGTTGGTTCCCTCAAGTCCTCGACCAACAACAACAATTCCTGCAAAGGCCAGCCATTGGGAACCGTGGCAAGAACTGATCAACTGGCGTCAAACGACCACTGATCTGCCACTGCTCAGAAAACTTTGGCGGGAACAGTCTCAAGGGAACGCGCTGTTGCGGATTGTCCGCACAAACGATGGGCGAAAAGACCTTCTCGAACTGACGGACGTTCGACTCTTTCAACAAGTCCCGCTGGTTTTCAATGAGACGAAAAGACCTGTGTCCAGTGGCACAAGTCATAATACAATATGGTCATCGCCGATTCTTCAGAGCTGGGAACCGACAGATCTGGGTCGGCAGGAACGACTCACTTTGAATCGGTTCGCTATCGAGGCTGGATGGAATGCCGATCGACTGGCCCAATGGCTGGGACAATCAACAGCCGATTCCTCCACTTTGCTGTCGCAATACATCGATGGCTACAAGGTCCTCAACGCTACCGAACTCGTGATCGATTTGCGGAGTTCACCACGCGCTTTCGAGGCCATTTTTTCTGACGCACCACCCCTGAATTCAACACCGCACGGTCTGCCAGATGATCAATCTCAAAACCAACTCGCCGCCTGGCGACAGGTAGAATACGAAGCGGCGAGTTCATCGGAGCCGAAGTTATCGGGAGAGAAGCGATCGATCCAGCAGGTCGTCATCCTCCAGAGGAATCACGCCAGACCTGCCATCAGAAGCGTCTCGACTTCGTCCATTCACTGGATTCATCAGACAACACTCGATTCCGAGGCTGATGGTGTACGGGAATTACTGCGGGGTGAAGCCGATTTTTGCCCGGTGATCGATCCACAGGATGCCGTTCGATTCCAGAAAGACAGTCGATTTTTCACCATTCCTTATGCCACTCCATCGATCATCACTCTTCGATTTTCACCTCAATCACGGTTGGGGCAATGCGAGCCTTTAAGGCAAGCGATTAACCTTTGCCTGGATCGCAAAAAAATGGCAGAGGTGGTGGCAGGAACCGATGGAAAAAATTTCGTTCAACCAGCCACACAATTTTCTGGCCAAGCGGCTGCTCGATCCAATTCATTACTTGGTGAACAACTCTCCGAGTTCGATCCACTGACGGCAGCCACATTTCTGCAACTTGCCAAAGGAAAGTGCCCGGAATTCAATCGCCCTCTCCGCTTCGAAAGACCAGCATCGGATGTCTTTCGTCGCTGTCAGGAGATGTTAACGAACACCTTGAATCGACTGGGAATTGCTACGGAAACTGTTCCTGCAGATTCCGGTCTGGCTGATCTTCGCTGGGAACGCCAGGTCATTTCTAATCCAATCGACAACTGGATCAACCTGATCCGGCCCGATGCTCCCCAACATTCCAACACGCGCTCCCCATGGAATCTCATCCACAGTACGACAAAGAATGGAAAAAGTGATGCTTCAGCGTTAGCGGAATTGGATTTTTCTGGTTCGAACTTTCGTTATCTTGCAGCCGAATTACAGCGTACCACGAATCCGGAGATTGCGACGAGACAGGCCTTGAAGCTCGAGTATGATCTCCGACTTTCCGCCTGGGTATTGCCCGTCCTCAGGATCACAGATCATGCCGTCTGTTCCAGAAAGCTCTCTCGCTTACCAGCGGAATTGAGTACGCCTTTTGATGGGATTGAACAGTGGCTGATGAATCTGGAGGAAGAATCCAGATGAACGTGTTCACCTATCGCGCAGGGATCATTGTTTTTGGCATTTGCCTGTGGTTATTGGCAAATGGTTTGAGCTTCACTCCGGAAGCAGGTCACAAAGTCATCGGGGCTGAAACAATCGGGGCAGAAGTGAACCCGGCTGATTCCCACAGCCTCGTGTCTTTGCCCGCCGCTGAAACGGCCATCGCCTGGGAATTGTCGCCTTATCGAGTGGCTTGGGAGATTCGTCATGACAATCATCAATTCGAAAACATGCCCCCACTTCCTCAGCAAGCAGAGTTCGGGTCACTGGTTTTAAGTACCAGTAAACGAATCAGTTCGGGCCTTTGGCAATCGACTCTTCGTCACAAAAAAAGTGGTCAACCCGTTGCTGCTGCCGATGTCGAAATTGTCGTCCTTTGGAAAGTGGAGGGGGGTGGTTATGCGGCGATCGTCACGTTGGCTCAGCCTGCCTACAACCGCTTGGTGGAATTCTCCATCTCCCGACAACCTGATCTTGATGCACTGGCGAAAGCAGTCGTTCGCTCCTGCCTGAAGCAGTTTGCTCCCGAGTTGCGACTTGCGACGGGCTCATCCGGCCAATTGATGGCCACACATCGCGGCGAACTGCTGTTTCCAGAAGTGGCCACACGCTGGTCTCCTCGAAACCTCCACCTGGCCATTCCGTGGATTTGCTATCTCGATGAACAGGGCAAGACCATCCGCCACGAACCGGTCGAGTGGACGGTTCTCGAATTACCAGCCGCTGGTGCGCCGATCCTGCATTCCGGAAGCCGAATCAATCTGGCAGGCCGTGGACGTTCGCAGATTGAACTCAAAGGATTACTGATACCACCCAATGACCAGTCAACTAAACTTTCCATACTCACTCTGGGAAGTCGGCAACCTCAACCGGGCCTCGATATCTTCGTTTCTCACGAGCCATTGGCAGCAGCCACTCGCGTGCAGTTGATTCAGAGTTTACAACCCTCCAATCAACAAAAAACTCCCACCACGACAGAAAACACCACCGCAGCGGCTGATTCGAAAAGTTTAGCAGCTTCGCCGCCACCCCGGCCATTCCTGGTCACCACGAACCTGCGCGGTGAGGTGCTCATCACTTCTCAATCTGAGCAGGATCAGTCTCGCCTATTGTGGCTGAATGTGTTCGGTGGCGATCAACTTCTGGCTCGCGTGCCGATGATTGCCGGAGCGGAAAGACAAGAGCAGTTGTTTCTTCCGGATGACGGGCCGCGACGTGAAGCGGAAGCTCAGCTCCAAAGTCTTGCCGATGAAATCACCCTTATTGTCGCCAGGAGGACTTCACTTCTGGCGCGCTTAAGAAATGCCTCCCGGCAAAGAAACTGGCAACTGGTGAGTGATCTGCGAAAACAAATCGGCCAACTCCCTACCGATCAAAATGTCGAAACCATGATCTCTGCGATTCAATCGACCAGTTCTGAAGCCGCCAAAAAAATCTCCAGCCGATCCGCAGCAGAACGTATCCGCAGACAATCTTCGGCGTTGCTCAAACTCGCGCAGCAGCACCTGGGCACTGAGGCACTCAAAGTTCTCGATGAAGAAATCGCTCAGTTGCGGGCATTGGACGACGCTGCTCCTCAAACTCCTCCCAAAGTCGATACTCCCTGACTCCGCTGAAAAACATCGCCACCGAACAGCATGACGACTGGCTGTTCTCGATCATCCCAACTGTGTAAAATCCGTTGATTATGGCAGGAAACAGTTTTGGACAAGCATTTCGCATCACGACCGCTGGCGAGAGCCACGGGCCGGGGAACGTTGTGATCGTCGATGGTGTTCCCGCGGGAATTCCACTGACGACAGACGATCTGCTGATCGATCTCAATCGCCGCCGCCCCGGGCAAAGCCACATCACGACACAGCGCGATGAAGCTGACTTGCCCGAGATTCTCGCGGGTGTCTTTGAAGGACAGACGACAGGCACCAGCATTGCCATCCTCATTCGCAACACGGATCAGCGAAGCAAGGATTACGGCAACATTCAGGATGTCTACCGTCCCGGTCATGCCGATTTCACCCTGGATGCCAAGTATGGATTTCGAGACTACCGGGGAGGTGGAAGGTCGAGTGCCCGCGAAACCACTGCGCGCGTCGCAGCAGGGGCTATTGCCAAAAAGCTCCTCGCCCACGCATTGGGAGCCCAGGTGATTGGCTATGTCCATCAGGTGGGATCGATTGTCGCTGAAGTGCCTCATCCAGAATCAGTCACACTGCAGCAGGTTGAGTATCTGGCTGATGGAACGCCGAACATTATCCGTTGCCCTGATGAAGCCACTGGCAGCCGGATGATTGCACTCATTGAAGAAGTGCGTAAGCAACAGGATTCAATTGGCGGTGCGGCCACAATTGTGGCTACTGGAATCCCTGCAGGACTGGGGGAACCTGTCTTCGATAAGCTGAAAGCCGATCTCGCAAAAGCTCTCTTCAGTCTCCCTGCGGTTCTGGGTGTGGAGTACGGCATTGGATTCGGCTGTGCCACCATGCGCGGGAGTGCCAACAACGATTACTTTGTCCCCAAAGATTCATTTGACGCTTCGACTTCCGCGATTCCTGCGATTGATAACATCACCACACAAACGAATCGTCATGGCGGGATGCTGGGGGGCATTTCGAGTGGTCAGGCCATCATTCTGCGTGCTGCTGTCAAGCCCACCAGCAGCCTGCC is a window of Planctopirus limnophila DSM 3776 DNA encoding:
- a CDS encoding ABC transporter substrate-binding protein, with the translated sequence MKQRLTLHRWLLVMTVAVWGFTLSDALFAQEVTPDTNAQLTETTQTSSNQTSSNQNPTTSNAAVDEAAEEAEKLPTLSTLALPDAKTLLKGRPVDWIILKTDEVIVVEPLEPRPGALEKQINDQLEAMRKPLPPQKNAMELEQSRRRELGTLKITLADPEDPQPEYRIDLKLIREVLYHEDLLLRRVDELLKSGETDVAYELLSEICEIAPGWRGTQERQIDLLRTEARLAFKAGNSSRARIRLLKLLELNAANRNDIADLVTLTRKEIEAGVAAGNMRLAREILQSLPSSIRQSPASESLTTLVPSSPRPTTTIPAKASHWEPWQELINWRQTTTDLPLLRKLWREQSQGNALLRIVRTNDGRKDLLELTDVRLFQQVPLVFNETKRPVSSGTSHNTIWSSPILQSWEPTDLGRQERLTLNRFAIEAGWNADRLAQWLGQSTADSSTLLSQYIDGYKVLNATELVIDLRSSPRAFEAIFSDAPPLNSTPHGLPDDQSQNQLAAWRQVEYEAASSSEPKLSGEKRSIQQVVILQRNHARPAIRSVSTSSIHWIHQTTLDSEADGVRELLRGEADFCPVIDPQDAVRFQKDSRFFTIPYATPSIITLRFSPQSRLGQCEPLRQAINLCLDRKKMAEVVAGTDGKNFVQPATQFSGQAAARSNSLLGEQLSEFDPLTAATFLQLAKGKCPEFNRPLRFERPASDVFRRCQEMLTNTLNRLGIATETVPADSGLADLRWERQVISNPIDNWINLIRPDAPQHSNTRSPWNLIHSTTKNGKSDASALAELDFSGSNFRYLAAELQRTTNPEIATRQALKLEYDLRLSAWVLPVLRITDHAVCSRKLSRLPAELSTPFDGIEQWLMNLEEESR
- the aroC gene encoding chorismate synthase encodes the protein MAGNSFGQAFRITTAGESHGPGNVVIVDGVPAGIPLTTDDLLIDLNRRRPGQSHITTQRDEADLPEILAGVFEGQTTGTSIAILIRNTDQRSKDYGNIQDVYRPGHADFTLDAKYGFRDYRGGGRSSARETTARVAAGAIAKKLLAHALGAQVIGYVHQVGSIVAEVPHPESVTLQQVEYLADGTPNIIRCPDEATGSRMIALIEEVRKQQDSIGGAATIVATGIPAGLGEPVFDKLKADLAKALFSLPAVLGVEYGIGFGCATMRGSANNDYFVPKDSFDASTSAIPAIDNITTQTNRHGGMLGGISSGQAIILRAAVKPTSSLPLEQPTVTRAGEATTIRTKGRHDPCLLPRFIPMAEAMVAIVLADHWLRWCGQKNWKSAT